One window from the genome of Bartonella sp. WD16.2 encodes:
- a CDS encoding beta strand repeat-containing protein, with protein MVMRRVLKHHVCLCVLSTAIVAGLALITSQKVYAQVQETKNCMGLVQDMGGLLAMHHDKREGKIVCNSSSGTRVLQGVREIDMSNPDDGEEAVKITGSKADITIGDDTLTVTDSNSSDKSAIRVEQGARLTLKENVSITDVQKVMEVEGSGSVITVNGGTFGLKDKIGARKDGGGRVMIEVKNEGRIVFDKRAVGSLTISGGEGAKTKVTGIEVSETGGEVEMRKGTTLDFTGVTEAIKIKGSAEATVSGGGTINVTGKSTGIKMEGLGKADVMNLTVNGSGGATVTGAEVSNGTLMMNMVKLMQVTTGAKVTGGGTLKVLEGTITGKGTGTGVEMDSSGTVTLTSVKISEFAKGVEAKNGQLVINGTSTITVTDGGTGLNITGGSATMMGGSITGTGGARSRSTGVYAGTSETVTLTNVNISNFKTGVEAIKGQLVINGTSTITVTENGTGVKVGGTAKSATLTDVTIKVEGSYGTGLNITGGSATMTGGSITGKDGNQGTGVMVGTSQTVTLTSVGISQVMTGVEVTKGILKVTEGSIEGKTYGVKVTGGNATMTGTTITGENGTGVWMEGSGTAKLTGVTVTGGSRGVWVQGNGRLEMTEGSIEFTGAHGVYVRDNATAKLTEVTITGKTYGVYATGGKFEMNMGEITGGSQGVYVSGMATSAELTKVKIKGGGGTGVYAGTARKVTLNMVEISKVKMGVDAVAGELVVNMGSITVTNGGTGVKVGGSVKSAELTGTQIKGGGKGTGVWMEGGKVTMTGGSITNVLTGIDMAGSGTLTVEDNTTISFTGDGTGVKVGATVQSATLTGVTIRGDDGKGTGVEVKAGDLTVTGGEITNVQMGIDMSGSGTLKVEDGTRIEFKGTHGVKVGTAVTSTTLTGVTIRGEGKGTGVWMEGGNLTVKGGSITNVLTGIDMAGSGTLTVEDGTRIEFKGTHGVKVGGSVQSTQLTGVTIRGNDGKGTGVEVKAGDLTVTGGEITNVQMGIAMSGSGTLKVEDGTRIEFKGTHGVKVGTAVTSTTLTGVTIRGEGKGTGVWMEGGNLTVKGGEITNVQMGIDMSGSGELKVEDGTRISFKGTHGIGVWGDVTVSLTGTKIMGGGSNGSNTGIGVIMAGKMMTMEKVDISGVGKGVYVMRGEVMMDKVDISGVQTGIEVESGTLEVLGVSGNSTINFTGDGYGVKVGASVKSVRLTDVRITGGDQGSGTGVWANSSEKMTLMLDKVGISGVVMGVNMLEGEMLEIKEGTISFKAGYGVRVGDKVKSARLMGTQITGDGSGYGVWAMGKMMTMDKVNISNVQMGVEVKAGNLTITGGSIKEVQTGIAMLGNGMLKVEDNTTISFTRGYGVYVGKEVKSATLMGTVITGGKAGYGVYVSGGTVMVSGGSIKEVQTGIVMMGKGTLEVKDNTTINFTRGYGVYVRGSVKSAELTGTVITGGKAGYGVYAGGEGRVTVKGGSIKGVWKGVEVLAGDLTVKGGTTIHFMGDGYGVKVGKLVKSTELTEVTITGGRSGMGVWMEGEKMTMTNVDISQVGMGVYAEGKKVMVSGGTIKEVEKGIVMIGDGMLMVKDRTKIEFKGDGTGAGVYMEGSVNARLTGTQIIGEKKQGKGVMMEEGKVMLENVHISEVGTGVEVMRGEAWLKETHLGNVAKGMNIENGDVFMEGGEMSFDGDYGINLARGNAALRGVNMTYTGSDKTANFINVEGGTVLAENVTITGNDKGQGLKVIKGGAVWLKNTTFTNVKNGMTVEGRSTIRMEKGGITFKEGHGIYLSGGQALLSSFNITGQGRKSIGMGVSNSGEVMMRGVEISKVGMGIRMTSGNLVMNRGSIAFNGDYGINLVLGHALLNELTITGSGISNTGTGVEVGYGGKVIMKGVNVSGVAMGVQVTTSSGAAWLKETYFTDVKNGIIVTEGNVIMDKGGIAFKGDYGINLAKGNVVLKSVNMTYAGSDKTANFMRVEGGTVLAENVTISTSGNVSKGLGLKVIKDGKVVLKNTTFTNVKNGMTVTEGVVRMEGGEISFDGKHGIDLIQGQVALMVVKMTYQGNSPTADFIKITGEDTTTNAVETILSKKKAAVVAANLTINGNGHGQGLHVIRGGRVVLMKPTYTDVYNGMTIKEGAVQVLGGEMTFKGEHAVYLNRGHALLTNVAMKYTGDNDKSTFLKVEAKGNALNTADIRGTGIKIEGNGHVQGVHVENGGRVMLESAVFSNIKNGVTVLNGEFWMKKGEIEFKGEHAVSLSTGKVVLNGVIMNYGGDRRVKRGANSTKFIKVEGKGANLTAVKVMIIGNDNGQADGLMV; from the coding sequence ATGGTTATGCGTCGTGTCTTAAAACATCATGTTTGTTTATGTGTCCTCTCAACGGCTATTGTGGCTGGGCTGGCTCTTATTACATCTCAAAAAGTATATGCTCAAGTACAGGAGACGAAGAATTGTATGGGTTTGGTTCAGGATATGGGTGGGTTGTTAGCGATGCATCATGATAAGAGGGAGGGGAAGATTGTGTGTAACAGTAGCAGTGGGACAAGGGTGCTGCAGGGTGTGAGAGAAATAGATATGAGTAATCCTGATGATGGTGAGGAGGCTGTGAAGATAACGGGGTCGAAGGCGGATATTACGATAGGAGATGATACGCTGACGGTTACGGATAGTAATAGTAGTGATAAATCGGCGATTAGGGTGGAACAGGGGGCGAGGCTGACGTTGAAGGAGAATGTTAGTATTACAGATGTGCAGAAGGTAATGGAGGTTGAGGGTTCAGGGTCTGTGATTACGGTAAATGGGGGGACATTTGGGTTGAAGGATAAGATTGGGGCAAGGAAGGATGGGGGGGGAAGGGTTATGATTGAGGTGAAGAATGAGGGGAGGATTGTTTTTGATAAGAGGGCGGTGGGGAGTCTGACTATTAGTGGGGGGGAGGGAGCTAAGACTAAGGTAACGGGGATAGAGGTGAGTGAAACAGGGGGAGAGGTGGAGATGAGGAAGGGAACGACACTTGATTTTACAGGGGTGACAGAAGCGATAAAGATTAAGGGTAGTGCAGAAGCTACTGTAAGTGGAGGGGGTACTATAAATGTTACGGGAAAGAGTACGGGGATTAAGATGGAAGGCTTAGGGAAGGCTGATGTGATGAATCTGACTGTTAATGGGAGTGGGGGAGCAACAGTAACAGGGGCTGAGGTCAGTAATGGGACGTTGATGATGAATATGGTGAAGTTGATGCAGGTCACAACAGGGGCAAAGGTAACAGGGGGTGGGACGCTGAAGGTGCTTGAGGGGACGATTACGGGAAAGGGTACGGGTACGGGGGTGGAGATGGATAGTTCAGGGACAGTCACGTTGACCAGTGTGAAGATTTCGGAATTTGCAAAAGGGGTGGAGGCGAAGAATGGGCAGTTGGTGATAAATGGTACGTCGACGATTACAGTTACAGATGGTGGGACGGGGCTTAATATAACGGGAGGGAGTGCTACTATGATGGGGGGATCAATTACGGGAACTGGGGGAGCTAGGAGTAGGAGTACGGGGGTATATGCGGGGACTTCGGAGACGGTCACGTTGACCAATGTGAATATTTCAAATTTCAAAACAGGGGTGGAGGCGATAAAGGGGCAGTTGGTGATAAATGGTACGTCGACGATTACGGTTACGGAGAATGGGACGGGGGTGAAGGTGGGGGGGACAGCGAAGAGTGCTACTTTGACAGATGTGACGATTAAGGTTGAGGGGAGTTATGGGACGGGGCTTAATATAACAGGAGGGAGTGCTACTATGACGGGGGGATCAATTACGGGAAAGGATGGAAATCAGGGTACGGGGGTAATGGTGGGGACTTCGCAAACAGTCACGTTGACCAGTGTGGGTATTTCACAGGTCATGACGGGGGTGGAGGTGACAAAGGGGATACTGAAGGTAACAGAAGGGTCGATTGAAGGGAAGACCTATGGGGTGAAGGTAACAGGAGGGAATGCTACTATGACGGGGACGACGATTACGGGAGAGAATGGGACGGGGGTGTGGATGGAGGGGAGTGGGACGGCTAAATTGACAGGGGTGACGGTTACGGGAGGGAGTCGGGGGGTGTGGGTGCAGGGGAATGGGAGGTTGGAGATGACAGAAGGGTCGATTGAGTTTACGGGGGCGCATGGGGTGTATGTGAGGGATAATGCGACGGCTAAATTGACAGAGGTGACGATTACGGGGAAGACCTATGGGGTGTATGCGACGGGGGGAAAGTTTGAGATGAATATGGGAGAGATTACGGGAGGGAGTCAGGGGGTGTATGTGTCGGGGATGGCGACAAGTGCTGAGTTGACAAAGGTGAAGATTAAAGGAGGGGGTGGTACGGGGGTATATGCGGGGACTGCGAGGAAAGTCACGTTGAATATGGTGGAGATTTCAAAGGTTAAAATGGGGGTGGATGCGGTGGCAGGCGAGTTGGTGGTGAATATGGGGTCGATTACGGTTACAAATGGGGGGACGGGGGTGAAGGTGGGCGGATCTGTGAAGAGTGCTGAGTTGACAGGGACGCAGATTAAGGGAGGGGGAAAGGGTACGGGGGTGTGGATGGAGGGGGGGAAGGTGACGATGACAGGGGGGTCGATAACAAATGTGCTAACGGGGATAGATATGGCGGGAAGTGGGACGTTGACGGTGGAGGATAATACGACAATTAGTTTTACGGGGGATGGAACCGGGGTGAAGGTGGGAGCAACGGTGCAGAGTGCTACTTTGACAGGGGTGACGATTAGGGGAGATGATGGAAAAGGTACGGGGGTAGAAGTGAAGGCAGGGGATCTGACGGTGACAGGAGGGGAGATAACAAATGTACAAATGGGGATAGATATGTCAGGAAGTGGGACGTTAAAGGTGGAGGATGGGACGAGGATTGAGTTTAAGGGGACGCACGGGGTGAAGGTGGGAACAGCGGTGACAAGTACTACTTTGACAGGGGTGACGATTAGGGGAGAAGGAAAGGGTACGGGGGTGTGGATGGAGGGGGGGAATCTGACAGTGAAGGGAGGGTCGATAACAAATGTGCTAACGGGGATAGATATGGCGGGAAGTGGGACGTTGACGGTGGAGGATGGGACGAGGATTGAGTTTAAGGGGACGCATGGGGTGAAGGTGGGAGGATCGGTGCAGAGTACTCAGTTGACAGGGGTGACGATTAGGGGAAATGATGGAAAAGGTACGGGGGTAGAAGTGAAGGCAGGGGATCTGACGGTGACAGGAGGGGAGATAACAAATGTACAAATGGGGATAGCTATGTCAGGAAGTGGGACGTTAAAGGTGGAGGATGGGACGAGGATTGAGTTTAAGGGGACGCACGGGGTGAAGGTGGGAACAGCGGTGACAAGTACTACTTTGACAGGGGTGACGATTAGGGGAGAAGGAAAGGGTACGGGGGTGTGGATGGAGGGGGGGAATCTGACAGTGAAGGGAGGGGAGATAACAAATGTACAAATGGGGATAGATATGTCTGGAAGTGGGGAGTTGAAGGTGGAGGATGGGACGAGGATTAGTTTTAAAGGGACACATGGGATAGGCGTGTGGGGGGATGTGACGGTTAGTTTGACAGGGACGAAGATTATGGGAGGGGGAAGTAATGGGTCAAATACGGGGATTGGGGTGATAATGGCGGGGAAAATGATGACGATGGAGAAGGTGGATATTTCAGGGGTTGGAAAGGGGGTATATGTGATGAGGGGAGAGGTGATGATGGATAAGGTGGATATTTCAGGGGTGCAAACGGGGATAGAAGTGGAAAGTGGGACGTTAGAGGTGCTTGGGGTGAGTGGAAATTCGACGATTAATTTTACGGGGGATGGGTATGGGGTGAAGGTGGGAGCATCGGTGAAGAGTGTTCGTTTGACGGATGTGAGGATTACGGGAGGTGATCAGGGAAGTGGTACAGGGGTATGGGCAAATAGTTCGGAAAAGATGACATTGATGTTGGATAAGGTGGGTATTTCAGGGGTCGTAATGGGGGTGAATATGTTAGAGGGTGAGATGTTAGAGATAAAGGAGGGGACGATTAGTTTTAAGGCAGGGTATGGGGTGAGAGTGGGAGATAAAGTGAAGAGTGCTCGTTTGATGGGGACGCAGATTACGGGAGATGGAAGTGGGTACGGGGTGTGGGCGATGGGGAAAATGATGACGATGGATAAGGTGAATATTTCAAATGTACAAATGGGGGTGGAGGTGAAGGCAGGGAATCTGACAATCACAGGAGGGTCGATAAAAGAGGTGCAAACGGGGATAGCTATGTTAGGGAATGGGATGCTCAAGGTGGAGGATAATACGACAATTAGTTTTACGCGGGGGTATGGGGTGTATGTAGGGAAAGAAGTGAAGAGTGCTACTTTGATGGGGACGGTGATTACGGGAGGGAAAGCAGGGTACGGGGTATATGTGAGTGGGGGAACGGTGATGGTTAGTGGAGGATCGATAAAAGAGGTGCAAACGGGGATCGTTATGATGGGAAAGGGGACGTTGGAAGTGAAGGATAATACGACAATTAATTTTACGCGGGGGTATGGGGTGTATGTGAGGGGATCGGTAAAGAGTGCTGAGTTGACGGGGACGGTGATTACGGGAGGGAAAGCAGGGTACGGGGTATATGCGGGGGGGGAAGGAAGGGTGACGGTGAAGGGAGGGTCGATAAAAGGGGTTTGGAAGGGGGTGGAGGTGTTGGCAGGGGATCTGACGGTGAAGGGTGGGACGACAATTCACTTTATGGGGGATGGGTATGGGGTGAAGGTGGGGAAATTGGTGAAGAGTACTGAGTTGACAGAGGTAACGATTACAGGAGGGAGAAGTGGTATGGGGGTATGGATGGAGGGGGAAAAGATGACGATGACCAATGTGGATATTTCACAGGTTGGTATGGGGGTATATGCGGAGGGGAAAAAGGTGATGGTTAGTGGGGGAACGATAAAAGAGGTGGAGAAGGGGATCGTTATGATAGGGGATGGGATGTTGATGGTGAAAGATAGGACGAAGATTGAGTTTAAGGGGGATGGGACTGGGGCTGGAGTATATATGGAGGGATCGGTGAATGCTCGTTTGACAGGGACGCAGATTATAGGAGAGAAAAAGCAGGGTAAGGGGGTGATGATGGAGGAGGGGAAGGTGATGTTGGAGAATGTACATATTTCAGAGGTTGGAACGGGGGTAGAGGTGATGAGGGGAGAGGCATGGTTGAAAGAGACGCATTTGGGAAATGTTGCAAAAGGGATGAATATCGAAAACGGGGATGTGTTTATGGAAGGTGGGGAGATGAGCTTTGATGGAGATTACGGGATCAATCTTGCAAGGGGGAATGCTGCTTTAAGGGGTGTTAATATGACTTATACGGGCAGTGATAAGACTGCTAACTTCATCAATGTTGAAGGGGGAACAGTTTTGGCAGAAAATGTAACAATCACAGGAAATGACAAGGGGCAGGGCTTAAAGGTCATAAAGGGGGGAGCAGTGTGGTTGAAAAATACAACCTTTACCAATGTCAAAAATGGTATGACTGTTGAGGGAAGGAGTACCATACGTATGGAAAAAGGAGGCATTACTTTTAAAGAAGGGCACGGCATTTATCTCAGTGGGGGACAGGCTTTGTTAAGTAGTTTCAATATTACAGGACAAGGTCGTAAGAGTATAGGGATGGGGGTGAGTAACTCAGGAGAAGTAATGATGAGGGGGGTGGAGATTTCAAAGGTTGGAATGGGAATACGGATGACAAGTGGGAATCTGGTGATGAACCGGGGATCTATTGCTTTTAATGGAGACTACGGTATCAATCTTGTTCTAGGGCATGCCCTGTTAAATGAGCTCACCATTACAGGATCTGGTATTAGTAACACTGGAACGGGGGTAGAAGTGGGGTATGGAGGAAAAGTAATAATGAAGGGGGTGAATGTTTCAGGGGTAGCAATGGGGGTACAAGTGACAACAAGTAGTGGAGCGGCGTGGTTGAAAGAGACATACTTTACCGATGTCAAAAATGGTATAATTGTTACAGAGGGGAATGTGATTATGGACAAAGGAGGTATTGCTTTTAAAGGAGATTACGGGATCAATCTTGCAAAGGGTAATGTTGTTTTAAAGAGCGTCAATATGACTTATGCGGGCAGTGATAAGACTGCTAACTTCATGAGGGTCGAAGGGGGAACAGTTTTGGCAGAAAATGTAACAATTTCCACTTCAGGAAATGTAAGTAAAGGGCTGGGCTTAAAGGTCATAAAGGACGGAAAGGTTGTCTTGAAAAATACAACCTTTACCAATGTCAAAAATGGTATGACTGTTACAGAGGGGGTTGTGCGTATGGAAGGTGGGGAGATAAGCTTTGATGGAAAGCACGGCATCGATCTTATCCAGGGTCAGGTTGCTTTAATGGTGGTCAAAATGACTTATCAAGGAAATAGTCCTACGGCTGACTTCATCAAAATTACCGGAGAGGATACTACTACAAATGCTGTGGAAACGATCCTTTCTAAAAAGAAGGCCGCAGTCGTTGCAGCAAATCTAACAATCAACGGAAATGGTCATGGGCAGGGCTTGCATGTAATAAGGGGTGGACGGGTTGTATTGATGAAGCCAACTTATACTGATGTTTACAATGGGATGACCATTAAAGAGGGTGCTGTACAGGTACTGGGTGGGGAGATGACTTTTAAAGGAGAGCATGCTGTCTATCTTAATCGGGGCCATGCTTTGTTAACTAATGTCGCTATGAAGTATACAGGAGATAATGACAAGAGTACTTTCTTAAAGGTCGAGGCAAAAGGAAATGCTCTAAATACAGCAGATATTAGGGGGACGGGCATTAAAATCGAGGGAAATGGTCATGTACAAGGGGTTCATGTGGAAAATGGGGGGCGGGTGATGTTAGAAAGTGCGGTCTTTTCTAATATCAAAAATGGGGTTACTGTGTTGAATGGTGAATTCTGGATGAAGAAGGGGGAAATTGAGTTTAAAGGAGAGCATGCTGTCAGTCTTTCAACGGGGAAGGTCGTGCTCAATGGCGTTATTATGAACTATGGGGGTGATAGAAGGGTAAAGAGGGGTGCTAACTCTACAAAATTCATCAAAGTCGAAGGAAAAGGTGCAAATCTTACCGCAGTCAAGGTGATGATCATTGGTAATGATAACGGACAGGCGGATGGTTTGATGGTGTAG